The following proteins are encoded in a genomic region of Papaver somniferum cultivar HN1 unplaced genomic scaffold, ASM357369v1 unplaced-scaffold_10, whole genome shotgun sequence:
- the LOC113326256 gene encoding LOB domain-containing protein 29-like, whose translation MTGFGSPCGACKFLRRKCLRGCVFAPYFCHEQGATHFAAIHKVFGASNVSKLIIHLPLGDRCEAAVTISYEGQARIRDPVVSLQEQLTTLKAQQVAHCFVNEGNITTSTNDHIHQHDNHNKLFYGDFPTTYPQDIEALYMQLNESKISSKQLYQNNTSMNDSNSTATTDDENIFYYENGVVNMENSPSNQVSQEYDDPESFTPPEEAIHQFMTSSSFDEQYSFDEHQHAEMASLKLDVQMDSRNWTFQETNQVDLQSMDFAYLQHS comes from the exons ATGACAGGATTTGGTTCTCCTTGTGGAGCTTGCAaatttttgagaagaaaatgtTTAAGGggttgtgtttttgctccttaCTTTTGTCATGAACAAGGAGCTACACACTTCGCCGCAATTCACAAAGTTTTCGGTGCAAGCAATGTTTCAAAGCTTATCATTCATCTCCCATTAGGTGACCgctgtgaagctgctgttacAATTTCATACGAAGGTCAAGCTAGAATCCGAGATCCT GTTGTGAGCTTGCAAGAACAATTAACGACACTGAAAGCACAACAAGTAGCCCATTGTTTTGTTAATGAAGGAAACATAACTACTTCAACAAACGATCATATTCATCAACACGATAATCACAACAAATTGTTCTATGGAGATTTTCCTACTACATATCCACAAGATATTGAAGCTTTATATATGCAGTTAAACGAATCGAAGATATCATCGAAACAGTTATATCAAAACAATACTTCCATGAATGATAGTAATAGTACTGCTACCACTGATGATGAAAACATTTTCTATTATGAAAATGGAGTAGTGAATATGGAAAATTCACCAAGTAACCAAGTGAGCCAAGAATATGATGATCCTGAATCTTTTACACCACCTGAAGAAGCTATTCATCAATTTATGACTAGTTCAAGTTTTGATGAGCAATACTCATTTGATGAACACCAACACGCAGAAATGGCTTCTCTAAAACTGGATGTGCAAATGGATTCAAGGAATTGGACTTTCCAAGAAACTAATCAAGTCGACCTTCAATCGATGGATTTTGCTTATCTTCAACACTCGtaa